In the Candidatus Electrothrix rattekaaiensis genome, one interval contains:
- a CDS encoding type II toxin-antitoxin system VapC family toxin, which produces MNREFVYLETSFVSYLTARPSRDLIVSAHQAISQEWWDQRRSCFKVVISEIVAEEAGKGHPEAAQRRLDLLRDIPFIAVTEEALDFADKLIQSGAVPQKAAQDALHIAVCCVNNVDFLLTWNCKHIANAEKRENIRTAAVEHGFVAPVICTPEELFGDEL; this is translated from the coding sequence ATGAACAGAGAGTTTGTCTACCTGGAAACAAGTTTTGTCAGTTATCTTACTGCCCGACCAAGCAGGGATCTTATTGTCTCCGCCCATCAGGCAATAAGTCAAGAATGGTGGGATCAAAGGAGAAGCTGTTTTAAAGTCGTTATATCCGAGATCGTTGCGGAGGAAGCAGGAAAGGGCCACCCGGAAGCGGCACAAAGAAGACTGGATCTTCTCAGGGATATTCCTTTTATTGCTGTAACTGAAGAAGCACTCGACTTTGCGGATAAACTGATCCAAAGTGGTGCTGTTCCCCAAAAAGCGGCACAAGATGCTCTGCACATCGCTGTCTGCTGTGTGAATAACGTTGATTTCCTGCTGACCTGGAACTGCAAGCATATTGCCAATGCAGAGAAAAGAGAAAATATTCGGACTGCCGCTGTTGAGCACGGCTTTGTTGCGCCGGTTATCTGTACGCCTGAAGAACTTTTTGGAGACGAGCTATGA
- a CDS encoding FlgO family outer membrane protein — protein MKFFRHIVMLAIVFFLAAVCDASAYEAEIKKMSATMAEKISATEKDKIAVVDFTDSHSDVTELGRFVAEEFSIALAGAGKSFKIMDRTHLKNILKEHKLSATGIIDPETARKLGQIAGVDSLITGTLTPFGDTVRIAVKILDISTAEVIDAIAGNIAKTEAVKVLLATSLTEVSPDGNSERRLGRPLQTLEAGGFIFQLLKCELSNGTITFSFLITSPGKDKKIGMYGSRYSRLFDYEGNEYGATEA, from the coding sequence ATGAAGTTCTTCAGGCATATTGTAATGTTGGCGATAGTTTTCTTTCTGGCAGCAGTTTGCGATGCATCCGCTTATGAAGCCGAGATCAAGAAAATGTCCGCAACAATGGCGGAAAAAATCTCCGCGACGGAAAAAGACAAAATAGCTGTTGTGGATTTCACAGACTCGCACAGCGATGTGACGGAGCTTGGCCGGTTCGTTGCTGAGGAGTTTTCTATTGCCCTTGCCGGTGCGGGAAAGAGCTTCAAAATTATGGACAGAACCCATCTGAAAAATATTCTCAAAGAACACAAGCTCTCCGCAACCGGAATCATAGACCCGGAGACTGCAAGAAAATTGGGGCAGATTGCTGGGGTGGATTCCCTGATTACCGGAACGCTCACGCCTTTCGGAGACACTGTGCGAATCGCCGTTAAAATATTGGACATCTCCACTGCGGAAGTCATTGATGCAATAGCCGGGAATATTGCCAAGACAGAAGCTGTTAAGGTTCTGCTTGCCACCAGCCTTACGGAAGTGTCTCCCGATGGAAATTCGGAAAGGAGACTGGGGAGGCCTTTACAGACGCTTGAAGCCGGAGGTTTTATATTTCAGTTGTTGAAATGTGAACTATCCAACGGAACTATAACGTTCTCTTTTTTGATAACCAGCCCTGGAAAGGATAAGAAGATTGGCATGTATGGCAGCAGATATTCAAGACTTTTTGATTACGAAGGAAATGAATATGGAGCAACAGAAGCATAA
- a CDS encoding branched-chain amino acid ABC transporter permease, with translation MHYIISFQHLKKAFLVALWFCFLTFPIMVIKVNPYEETVVWRWQNMLYVALASFFLYLLSRVFLGWKTVQEEKKKLRVTPGITLEKDEKDWQHILLNEPKVFVPVLGVLLVIFSAFPLYLSTYQINIMITALMYVVLGLGLNIVVGVAGLLDLGYVAFYAVGAYTYALLNLHFGIGFWVALPIGGLLAACFGILLGFPVLRLRGDYLAIVTLGFGEIIRLVLENWTEFSHGPSGIAGVPRPGFFGMELSLDQSINYLYYLMIALVLFTVFVVNRLQNSRIGRAWFALREDEIACQAMGIDKTKTKLTAFALGAFWAGIVGVIFAAKTTFVNPSSFTFLESALILCIVVLGGMGSIIGVIIAALVLMLLPEYLRAFADYRMLVFGATLVIMMVFRPKGLISTVRRTYRRESA, from the coding sequence ATGCACTACATAATCTCATTCCAACACCTGAAAAAAGCATTTCTGGTCGCTCTCTGGTTCTGTTTTCTCACCTTTCCCATCATGGTCATCAAGGTGAATCCCTATGAAGAAACCGTTGTCTGGCGTTGGCAGAATATGCTCTATGTGGCCCTTGCCAGCTTTTTTCTGTACCTGTTAAGCCGAGTTTTTCTGGGCTGGAAGACGGTACAGGAAGAAAAGAAAAAATTGCGCGTTACCCCTGGAATTACCCTAGAAAAAGATGAAAAGGATTGGCAGCACATCCTGCTCAACGAACCAAAAGTATTTGTACCGGTACTTGGAGTGCTTCTCGTTATTTTTTCTGCTTTTCCGTTGTACCTTTCCACCTATCAAATCAACATCATGATCACCGCCCTGATGTACGTGGTCTTGGGACTGGGGCTCAATATCGTTGTCGGGGTGGCGGGCCTGCTTGATCTTGGCTATGTGGCCTTTTATGCTGTCGGGGCCTATACCTATGCCCTGCTCAACCTCCATTTCGGAATCGGCTTCTGGGTAGCCCTGCCCATCGGAGGCTTATTGGCAGCCTGTTTCGGTATCCTGCTCGGTTTTCCGGTCTTACGCCTGAGAGGCGACTACTTGGCTATTGTTACCCTAGGTTTCGGCGAAATCATCCGCTTGGTCCTGGAAAACTGGACAGAGTTTTCTCATGGTCCCAGCGGAATCGCCGGTGTTCCCCGACCCGGTTTTTTCGGGATGGAGCTGTCTCTGGACCAATCCATCAACTATCTCTATTACCTGATGATCGCTCTGGTGCTCTTTACCGTGTTTGTGGTGAATCGTCTGCAAAATTCCCGGATCGGTCGTGCTTGGTTCGCCCTGCGCGAAGACGAGATCGCCTGTCAGGCTATGGGGATCGACAAAACAAAAACCAAGCTGACCGCTTTTGCCCTAGGTGCCTTCTGGGCCGGTATCGTCGGGGTGATCTTTGCCGCAAAAACTACCTTTGTCAACCCTTCTTCCTTTACCTTTCTTGAATCCGCTCTTATCCTCTGCATCGTGGTGCTGGGCGGGATGGGATCTATCATCGGGGTGATCATTGCGGCCCTGGTCCTGATGCTGCTGCCGGAATATCTACGGGCCTTTGCCGATTACCGGATGCTGGTTTTCGGTGCAACCCTGGTCATCATGATGGTCTTTCGGCCCAAGGGCTTGATTTCCACGGTGCGGCGGACGTACAGGAGAGAAAGCGCATAG
- the xseA gene encoding exodeoxyribonuclease VII large subunit codes for MHLHNNQQKIFSVSELTRSIKSMLEGRFAFISVAGEISGLRRPGSGHLYFTLKDDQAQIKAVLFKMQQRYLQQQPKDGDMVVCLGRVSVYEPRGDYQLIIDSLDYHGEGALQLAFEQLKKQLDAEGLFDQELKKSIPPLPEHLILVTSPSGAAVHDFIRIAQKRYPQVRISVYPAAVQGEHAAKELCQAVSEINLQQEAGRLATDAIILCRGGGSVEDLQAFNNEELAWEIHRSNIPVVSAVGHEIDFTIADLVADLRAPTPSGAAEMLLPDSQALREHLADQARRLCRTMQGQLDRYQERITLYRHKLSGAAQPVDTLLLRLDHMSENMEHAMQANLAALQTCLDRVENRLKQNNPLLVLNLYHQRVKEMQRRLRQIGTRLISDKEQELARAAGVLEAVSPLSTLARGYSVARKVSGRRALISAADQVQIGEPIEVLLHQGRLECEVTRVERSSGDL; via the coding sequence ATGCACCTCCACAACAACCAACAAAAAATTTTCAGCGTTTCAGAACTTACCCGCTCCATCAAATCCATGCTGGAAGGCCGCTTCGCCTTTATCAGCGTTGCCGGGGAGATCTCCGGCCTGCGGCGACCGGGTTCCGGTCATCTCTACTTCACCCTCAAGGACGATCAGGCTCAGATTAAGGCTGTGCTCTTCAAGATGCAGCAGCGGTATCTGCAACAGCAGCCCAAGGACGGCGATATGGTGGTCTGCCTGGGCAGGGTCTCGGTGTACGAACCCAGAGGTGATTACCAGCTCATCATTGATAGCCTGGATTACCACGGGGAAGGAGCCTTGCAGCTCGCCTTTGAGCAGCTGAAAAAACAGCTGGATGCTGAAGGACTCTTTGATCAGGAGCTGAAAAAGTCGATTCCGCCGCTGCCCGAACACCTGATCCTCGTGACCTCGCCATCCGGTGCTGCGGTCCATGACTTCATCCGCATTGCCCAGAAGCGATATCCCCAGGTGCGGATCTCGGTATACCCGGCAGCAGTGCAGGGCGAGCATGCGGCAAAAGAACTCTGTCAAGCTGTGTCGGAGATTAATCTTCAGCAGGAAGCTGGTCGGTTGGCAACAGACGCGATTATTCTCTGCCGGGGCGGCGGCTCTGTTGAGGATTTGCAGGCCTTTAATAATGAAGAGCTGGCCTGGGAGATTCATAGGTCTAATATCCCGGTGGTCAGTGCAGTGGGCCATGAGATCGATTTTACTATTGCCGACCTAGTGGCCGACCTTCGTGCGCCCACACCCAGCGGGGCCGCAGAGATGCTGCTGCCGGACAGCCAGGCCCTGCGCGAGCATCTTGCTGATCAGGCCCGCAGGCTCTGCCGGACCATGCAGGGGCAACTGGACCGGTATCAGGAGCGGATCACTCTGTATCGGCACAAGCTGTCCGGTGCTGCCCAGCCTGTTGATACCTTGCTTCTCCGTTTGGACCATATGTCCGAAAATATGGAGCATGCCATGCAGGCCAACTTGGCAGCCCTTCAGACCTGCCTGGATCGGGTGGAAAATCGTCTCAAACAGAACAATCCCTTGCTGGTGCTCAATCTCTATCATCAGCGGGTTAAGGAGATGCAGCGACGACTTCGCCAGATCGGTACCCGGCTTATCAGCGATAAGGAACAGGAACTTGCCCGAGCCGCAGGGGTGCTGGAAGCGGTGAGTCCTCTGTCCACCTTGGCCCGTGGCTACTCTGTGGCTCGAAAAGTCTCAGGCCGCCGAGCGTTGATCTCGGCAGCGGATCAGGTTCAGATCGGAGAGCCTATTGAGGTGCTGCTTCATCAGGGGCGACTGGAGTGTGAGGTGACTCGGGTTGAACGGAGTTCAGGCGATTTGTAA
- a CDS encoding AAA family ATPase — translation MKKLPIGKQEFKGLIEGGFLYVDKTQHLLSLAQSTVPIFLSRPRRFGKSLMINTFKELFQGEKELFQETYAYEKWDFQQTHPVIRLDLSKTGGDHVEVIANKLLELIYNAAEDLDITLRETPYPDIAFDRLIRKAGKKKPVVLLIDEYDAPVLNNLNKPELPAIKELLREFYKMIKADEEYIRFIFITGISKFTQMGVFSALNHLNDITLNEEYAECCGYTAEEIASSFPEQIRQVRRKQDLSEPEFWKKLARYYNGYSWDGETFVYNPFSILKYFDNKGRFTPYWMETGSPEYIIRYSADKKYDLVDFEQVKVSSTFLSKRDIDQATPESFLTQAGYLTIKKREEESYTLDFPNDEVRRSFCELILNAQYTVADADILDVQEKLSKALQDEDIEQIIRQFKIIYSSIPYVHFDANKTEHFYSATLLMYLQAAGFDASPERLGNKGRLDLSLRHGKTVYIFELKTDSAQKALRQIKEKNYAGAYRNKRVILIGLRIDFSERNIVQYEAECL, via the coding sequence ATGAAAAAGCTGCCCATCGGCAAACAGGAGTTTAAAGGGCTCATTGAAGGTGGTTTTCTCTATGTCGATAAAACACAACACCTCCTTTCCTTAGCCCAGTCCACAGTTCCCATATTTCTTTCCCGTCCGAGAAGATTTGGCAAGTCCTTAATGATAAACACCTTTAAAGAACTTTTTCAGGGTGAGAAGGAACTCTTTCAAGAGACCTATGCCTATGAAAAATGGGATTTTCAGCAAACCCATCCGGTCATCCGGCTGGACTTAAGCAAGACGGGTGGCGACCATGTTGAGGTCATTGCCAACAAGCTGCTTGAACTCATCTATAATGCTGCGGAAGATCTTGATATTACTCTCAGGGAGACCCCCTATCCTGATATCGCTTTTGACCGATTGATTCGAAAAGCAGGAAAAAAAAAGCCGGTGGTTCTTCTGATTGATGAGTATGACGCTCCAGTTCTCAATAATCTGAATAAACCAGAACTACCTGCAATCAAAGAACTGTTGCGGGAATTCTACAAGATGATAAAAGCCGATGAAGAGTATATTCGTTTCATCTTCATCACCGGGATTTCTAAATTTACCCAGATGGGGGTGTTCAGTGCCCTCAATCACCTGAATGATATAACCCTGAACGAAGAGTATGCAGAATGTTGCGGTTATACAGCTGAAGAGATTGCCTCCTCCTTTCCTGAACAGATCCGGCAGGTTCGGAGAAAGCAGGATCTGAGCGAACCGGAGTTCTGGAAAAAGCTGGCCCGCTACTATAACGGCTATTCCTGGGACGGCGAGACCTTTGTCTATAACCCCTTCTCTATACTCAAGTATTTCGATAACAAAGGCCGTTTTACCCCCTACTGGATGGAAACCGGTTCCCCTGAATACATCATCCGCTATTCCGCAGATAAAAAATACGATCTTGTTGATTTTGAGCAGGTAAAGGTTTCATCGACCTTTCTCAGCAAACGGGATATAGATCAGGCCACACCGGAAAGCTTTCTTACCCAGGCCGGTTATCTCACCATAAAAAAAAGAGAGGAAGAGAGCTACACCCTGGATTTCCCTAATGACGAAGTGCGACGCTCCTTTTGCGAATTGATCCTGAACGCGCAATACACGGTTGCTGATGCCGACATTTTGGATGTGCAGGAAAAGCTGAGTAAGGCTTTACAGGATGAAGATATTGAACAAATTATTCGGCAATTCAAAATCATCTATTCTTCCATACCCTATGTCCATTTTGATGCAAACAAGACGGAACATTTTTACTCTGCCACCCTGCTTATGTACTTGCAGGCCGCAGGCTTTGACGCCTCTCCGGAACGTCTGGGCAATAAGGGCCGTCTCGACCTTTCACTCCGGCACGGAAAAACTGTCTATATTTTCGAATTAAAAACTGATTCGGCACAAAAGGCTCTCCGACAGATCAAAGAAAAAAATTATGCAGGAGCCTACAGAAATAAACGAGTCATTCTCATCGGGCTGCGGATTGATTTCAGTGAACGAAATATTGTCCAATATGAAGCAGAGTGCTTGTGA
- the rsmG gene encoding 16S rRNA (guanine(527)-N(7))-methyltransferase RsmG codes for MCDQKQFLSGLSKLGLSLSPQQTDSILLYCQELQKWNKRVNLIARNTSPTDIVEKHFLDSLTLLPVIHRYGLEQGKVEKTGKDGGNKDDRVSLIDVGSGAGFPGLVLATVLPELLVTLVEPRQKRVSFLRHIIRILGLTNVQVTDQRIEPSQAWDGPECTFITSRAVAATDAFLPLIEGIATEKTVVIMMGATDETSLPGQEKQIAAGWQCLEEQKFTLPFSHHPRVLTLLQKVA; via the coding sequence ATGTGCGATCAAAAACAATTTCTTAGTGGCCTGAGCAAACTCGGCCTTTCTCTCTCGCCCCAACAGACTGACAGCATCCTCCTTTACTGTCAGGAGCTGCAAAAATGGAACAAACGGGTTAATCTGATTGCCCGCAATACCAGTCCTACGGATATTGTGGAAAAGCATTTTCTTGATTCTTTGACCCTGCTGCCTGTTATTCACCGATACGGCCTAGAGCAAGGAAAGGTCGAAAAGACCGGGAAGGACGGGGGCAACAAAGACGACAGAGTAAGCCTCATCGACGTAGGCTCCGGAGCAGGTTTTCCCGGTCTGGTGCTGGCCACTGTCCTGCCGGAATTGTTGGTCACCCTGGTTGAGCCCAGACAGAAGCGGGTTTCTTTTCTCCGTCATATCATCAGAATCCTTGGCCTGACCAATGTGCAGGTGACAGACCAACGGATTGAGCCAAGTCAGGCTTGGGACGGCCCAGAATGTACCTTTATTACCAGCCGGGCAGTGGCTGCGACAGATGCTTTTCTCCCTCTGATAGAGGGGATTGCTACTGAAAAAACAGTGGTCATCATGATGGGCGCGACCGACGAGACCTCCTTACCTGGACAGGAAAAACAGATTGCAGCGGGTTGGCAATGCTTGGAGGAACAGAAATTCACCCTTCCTTTTTCCCATCATCCAAGAGTCTTGACCTTGCTGCAAAAGGTTGCGTAA
- the leuB gene encoding 3-isopropylmalate dehydrogenase encodes MSKKVAVLAGDGIGPEVMAEAIKVLDAAQEKFGFSLEYESADVGGIAIDNHGEALPQSTLDVCEAADAILFGSVGGPKWESLPPAEQPERAALLPLRKHFDLFCNLRPAQVFKSLAAACPLRPDIVGEGFDILVVRELTSGIYFGTPKGREGSGADEMAYDTMVYKRSEIERIARMAFEAARVRKNKVTSVDKANVLTTMVLWREVVMEVAADYPDVELNHIYVDNATMQLVRWPQQFDVMLCGNMFGDIISDEAAMLTGSMGMLASASLNIENFGLFEPAGGSAPDIAGKGIANPIAQILSAAMMLRYSLDQDAVATAIENAVSAALDKGIMTADIATKGCTSVNTKEMGDAIVAAFVAAV; translated from the coding sequence ATGAGCAAGAAAGTAGCAGTACTGGCCGGAGACGGTATCGGTCCGGAAGTGATGGCAGAGGCTATCAAGGTTTTGGATGCAGCGCAGGAAAAGTTCGGCTTCTCTCTGGAATATGAGAGCGCAGATGTAGGCGGTATTGCAATTGATAATCATGGTGAAGCCCTACCCCAGTCCACTCTGGATGTTTGTGAAGCGGCTGACGCTATCCTCTTCGGTTCCGTAGGCGGTCCGAAATGGGAAAGTTTGCCCCCGGCAGAACAGCCGGAGCGAGCAGCTCTCTTGCCCCTGCGTAAGCATTTTGATCTGTTCTGTAATCTGCGCCCGGCACAGGTTTTCAAGTCCCTGGCAGCCGCCTGTCCCCTGCGCCCGGATATCGTCGGCGAGGGTTTTGATATTCTTGTGGTGCGTGAGTTGACCTCAGGTATTTACTTCGGAACTCCTAAGGGTCGGGAAGGCAGCGGTGCTGATGAGATGGCCTATGACACAATGGTCTATAAACGCTCTGAAATTGAGCGAATTGCTCGGATGGCCTTTGAGGCAGCTCGGGTGCGTAAGAATAAAGTCACTTCTGTGGACAAGGCCAATGTTCTGACCACGATGGTGCTTTGGCGCGAGGTGGTCATGGAAGTGGCAGCGGATTACCCGGATGTGGAACTGAACCATATCTACGTGGACAATGCCACCATGCAGCTGGTCCGTTGGCCGCAGCAATTTGATGTCATGCTCTGCGGCAATATGTTTGGGGATATCATTTCGGATGAGGCGGCCATGCTCACCGGCTCTATGGGTATGTTGGCTTCAGCCAGTCTTAATATTGAGAATTTTGGACTTTTTGAACCTGCTGGCGGCTCCGCCCCGGATATTGCTGGCAAGGGCATTGCCAACCCCATTGCCCAGATTCTTTCCGCCGCCATGATGTTGCGCTACAGCTTGGATCAGGATGCGGTAGCCACTGCCATCGAGAATGCGGTTTCCGCTGCTCTGGACAAGGGTATTATGACCGCTGATATCGCCACAAAGGGCTGTACTTCGGTGAACACCAAAGAAATGGGCGATGCCATTGTTGCGGCATTTGTCGCGGCAGTATAA
- the prs gene encoding ribose-phosphate diphosphokinase: MTRRENILLIATRDTVPLADKVAAVLRVVCTPMIRKQFADGEIYHAFPCDVSGRDIIIIGSTHTDEANQELIDLIAGGRYWNARSVNVAIPYLGYSTMERSKPESGEIPKGITRTRQIFRTRPNYVAFVDLHSEAVLHAHSGEVRTRHLWTEALAAQKIRDMDLEDYVLVSPDYGFSKRVALLAGILKCPHTAANKDRYDVDKTIVSQLSSAVKGKTAIICDDMIRTGGSMIQTADRCYEAGAVDVMVMATHLVLSGGARERFKEKGINRIIGADTFPGTQKDDLLEVYSVAPIIASELVHYLRIV, from the coding sequence ATGACCAGACGAGAAAATATTTTACTGATTGCAACCCGAGATACAGTTCCCCTTGCCGATAAAGTAGCAGCCGTGTTGCGGGTCGTGTGTACCCCGATGATCCGCAAGCAGTTTGCTGACGGTGAAATATACCACGCCTTCCCCTGTGATGTCTCAGGCCGTGATATTATCATTATTGGATCAACCCATACGGATGAGGCTAATCAGGAGTTGATCGATCTGATCGCAGGTGGGCGCTATTGGAATGCCCGCAGCGTAAACGTGGCGATACCCTACTTGGGCTATTCCACTATGGAGCGGTCCAAACCCGAGTCTGGCGAGATTCCCAAAGGAATCACCCGGACCCGCCAGATTTTCCGCACCCGTCCCAATTACGTGGCCTTTGTCGATCTCCATTCCGAGGCCGTGCTTCATGCCCACTCCGGCGAGGTCCGCACCCGGCATCTCTGGACCGAGGCATTGGCGGCACAGAAAATTCGTGATATGGATTTGGAGGATTATGTCTTGGTTTCACCGGATTACGGATTCAGTAAACGGGTTGCTCTGTTGGCCGGGATTTTGAAATGCCCGCATACCGCAGCCAACAAGGACCGCTACGATGTGGATAAAACCATTGTCAGCCAGCTGTCCAGCGCGGTCAAAGGGAAAACCGCCATTATCTGCGATGATATGATCCGAACCGGTGGTTCCATGATTCAGACAGCGGATCGCTGCTATGAGGCCGGAGCTGTGGATGTCATGGTCATGGCAACCCATCTGGTCCTTTCCGGTGGAGCCCGTGAACGCTTCAAAGAAAAGGGCATTAATCGAATCATCGGGGCAGATACCTTCCCCGGTACCCAAAAAGACGATTTGCTGGAGGTGTATTCTGTTGCTCCGATTATTGCCTCGGAATTGGTTCATTATCTGCGGATCGTTTGA
- the asd gene encoding aspartate-semialdehyde dehydrogenase — translation MKKVGIIGWRGMVGSVLMERMREENDFKDIEPLFFSTSQAGQEGPEINGTTYELLDAHDLSLLKETDILLSCQGGGYTSDIHPKLRNEGWDGYWIDAASTLRMEKDSIIVLDPVNRKIIDQGLADGVKDYVGGNCTVSLMLMALAGLFEKGWVEWITSQTYQAASGAGAKNMIELVEQMRLIGENAQNVLDDHEVALRVDKNVTETIRSPRFLTKQFGAPLAASLIPWIDRAMDNGQTREEWKGIAETNKILGYTENQIPVDGCCVRVSSMRCHSQAFTIKLNQDIPLADIEEAIASHNKWVYLVANTKEETVNKLTPTRVSQTLDIPVGRLRKMNLGEQYLSAFSVGDQLLWGAAEPVRRMLKIALEHLG, via the coding sequence ATGAAAAAAGTTGGTATAATCGGTTGGCGAGGCATGGTCGGATCCGTGCTGATGGAGCGCATGCGTGAGGAGAATGATTTCAAGGACATTGAGCCCCTGTTTTTCTCCACTTCTCAGGCAGGCCAAGAGGGACCCGAAATCAACGGCACCACCTATGAACTGCTTGATGCCCATGATCTGAGCCTGCTCAAGGAAACTGATATTTTGCTTTCTTGTCAGGGGGGCGGATACACCTCGGATATCCATCCCAAGTTGCGTAATGAAGGTTGGGATGGGTATTGGATTGATGCTGCGTCCACTCTGCGTATGGAAAAGGACTCCATCATTGTTCTGGATCCGGTGAATCGTAAGATTATTGATCAGGGACTGGCCGATGGGGTCAAAGATTATGTCGGTGGCAACTGCACGGTCTCCCTTATGTTGATGGCCTTAGCTGGTCTGTTTGAAAAGGGTTGGGTGGAATGGATCACTTCCCAGACCTATCAGGCAGCGTCTGGAGCAGGGGCCAAAAATATGATTGAGCTGGTGGAGCAGATGCGCTTGATCGGCGAAAATGCCCAAAATGTGCTGGATGATCACGAGGTGGCCCTTAGAGTTGATAAAAATGTCACCGAGACGATCCGCAGTCCGCGTTTCCTAACAAAGCAGTTTGGTGCGCCTTTGGCGGCCAGTCTTATCCCTTGGATTGATCGAGCTATGGACAACGGACAGACCCGGGAAGAGTGGAAGGGTATTGCCGAGACCAATAAGATCCTTGGGTATACAGAGAATCAGATTCCCGTTGACGGATGCTGTGTTCGGGTCAGTTCCATGCGCTGTCATAGTCAGGCCTTCACCATTAAGCTGAATCAGGATATTCCCTTAGCTGATATTGAAGAGGCCATTGCCAGCCATAATAAATGGGTCTATCTGGTGGCCAATACCAAGGAAGAAACCGTGAACAAGCTGACCCCTACCCGTGTCTCGCAGACCCTTGACATTCCGGTAGGACGTCTGCGCAAAATGAATCTGGGCGAGCAATACCTGAGTGCCTTCAGCGTTGGTGATCAGTTGCTCTGGGGTGCTGCTGAGCCGGTCCGCCGGATGCTGAAGATTGCTTTGGAGCATCTCGGCTAA
- the nhaA gene encoding Na+/H+ antiporter NhaA, with product MKEKTTKFITEFLKMEAAGGILLMLAAAVAVISANVPGLSSLYEALLHPYPFAWIPSIKSVGLDLSLHHLINDGLMAIFFFLVGLELKREMLEGELSDRQNMMLPVIGAVGGMLIPALIYTALNIGDATAMRGWAVPTATDIAFALGVLTLLGSGVPNSLKVFLTSLAIFDDLGAVLIIVFFYTSEIFAVPLAVVAGCVVVLTVLNRMQVLAKAPYLLVGAIMWFATLKSGVHATLAGVLLAMFIPLSSAKNPEISPLKSLERSLHSVVAYFILAVKTLPSGQGQSSMALPSEQ from the coding sequence ATGAAGGAGAAGACGACAAAGTTTATCACTGAGTTTTTAAAAATGGAAGCAGCCGGGGGGATTCTCCTGATGCTTGCTGCTGCCGTGGCTGTTATCAGTGCCAATGTTCCCGGCCTGAGTAGCCTCTATGAGGCTTTGCTTCACCCCTATCCCTTTGCCTGGATACCTAGCATTAAGTCTGTTGGTCTGGACCTTTCCCTGCATCATCTTATTAATGACGGCCTGATGGCAATCTTTTTTTTCCTGGTGGGCCTGGAATTAAAACGGGAAATGCTGGAAGGCGAGCTTTCGGATAGGCAGAACATGATGCTCCCGGTGATCGGGGCAGTAGGCGGAATGCTGATTCCAGCACTGATCTACACGGCTTTGAATATCGGAGATGCCACGGCAATGCGGGGCTGGGCTGTTCCCACAGCAACAGATATCGCCTTTGCTCTGGGCGTGCTGACCCTGCTGGGTTCTGGAGTGCCGAATTCCTTAAAGGTGTTTTTGACCTCTCTGGCTATTTTTGACGATCTCGGTGCAGTTCTGATTATTGTTTTTTTTTACACCAGTGAAATTTTTGCCGTGCCGCTGGCAGTGGTTGCCGGTTGCGTGGTCGTACTGACTGTGCTTAATCGCATGCAGGTACTTGCCAAGGCCCCTTATTTACTGGTCGGTGCAATTATGTGGTTTGCCACTCTAAAATCTGGGGTCCATGCCACCCTTGCCGGTGTGCTTCTGGCCATGTTTATTCCGCTTTCCTCTGCAAAGAATCCAGAAATTTCACCGCTGAAAAGTCTTGAGCGCAGCCTGCACTCGGTTGTTGCCTATTTTATTCTAGCAGTGAAAACCTTGCCCTCAGGGCAAGGTCAGAGCTCAATGGCTTTGCCATCTGAGCAGTGA
- the tnpA gene encoding IS200/IS605 family transposase, with translation MSRFRKLSQTVWHCQYHIVFCPKYRFRVLKGSIKKEVEDCIKTFTSAQKCELIELNVQVDHVHHLVMIPPKVSVSTYMGTVKGRTAIRVLNKFRKLKQRPFWGNHLWARGYCVDTVGLDTEMIRKYVKYQEEKEKDSEKTIH, from the coding sequence ATGAGTAGATTTCGTAAATTATCACAAACGGTATGGCATTGCCAATATCATATAGTATTTTGTCCCAAATACCGTTTCAGAGTTTTGAAAGGCAGTATAAAAAAGGAAGTTGAAGATTGCATAAAAACATTCACTTCAGCTCAGAAATGTGAGTTGATAGAGTTGAATGTACAGGTTGACCATGTTCATCATCTTGTGATGATACCGCCCAAAGTTTCAGTATCAACTTATATGGGAACTGTTAAAGGTCGGACAGCAATTCGAGTTTTAAATAAGTTCCGTAAATTGAAGCAGAGGCCTTTTTGGGGTAATCACTTGTGGGCTCGCGGTTACTGTGTTGATACCGTCGGTCTTGATACAGAGATGATTCGTAAGTATGTTAAGTACCAGGAAGAGAAAGAAAAGGATTCTGAAAAGACAATCCATTAA